A region of the Paraburkholderia flava genome:
TGATGCACTCGACGTCGCGCCCCACCGCGAGCAACCGCTCCGGTTTATACGAATGATCGACCCGCTCGACCACCTGCTCGATGATCGGCCCTTCGTCGAGATCGTCGGTGACGAAGTGCGCGGTCGCGCCGATCAGCTTCACGCCGCGCGTATGCGCCTGGTGATACGGGCGCGCGCCCTTGAAGCCGGGCAGGAACGAATGATGGATGTTGATCGCGCGGCCGGAGAGTTTGCGGCTCGTTTCGTCGGAGAGAATCTGCATGTAGCGCGCGAGAATCATCAGCTCGGCGCCCGACGAGTCGAACAGATCGAGCACCTGTTCTTCCTGTTGCGCACGATTGTCCGCACTGACCGGCAGATGATGAAACGGCAGCCCATGCTGTTCGGCAAGCGGCGCGAAATCCGGATGATTCGACGCGATGCCGACTATGTCCATCTTCAGTTCGCCCATTCGCCAGCGGAACAGCAAGTCGGCGAGACAGTGTTCGAGCTTCGACACGAGGATCAACACCTTGGGCCGTGCATCGACGTCGTGGATCGCCCACGTCATGCCGAAATCGGTGGCGATCGGCACGAACTCGCGACGCAGCGCATCGACGTCGAGCGGCGGTTGCGCGCTGCCTGCGTGATCGGTGACGCCATGAAACACGCAGCGCACGAAGAAGCGTCCGCTGAGGTCGTCGTCGAATACGGTGAGTTCGTCGATGTAGCAGTGGCGGCGGTCGAGCAGTGCGACGACGGCGGCGACCTGGCCGGCGGCGCTTGGGCACGACAGCGTCAGCACGAAGGAATGGGGGCGTTCGATGGCGGGCATGCGGTCCTCGGCTTCACGTGAGAGTGCCCGCCTGGGCCGTGTTGCGATAGCGAGTATGTAGCGCGCAGGCGGGGATGCCACAGTAAAGCAGCCCGAATTGCCCGCGGATAGAATCGATGCGCCGTGCCGCTGGTATGGGCGCGTCAGCGGCTGCCGACGCGCCCGGCCGGCTCTTACTTACGCCGATGGATGTCGTGCGTGACAAAGCCCGCATCGTTCTGCGGCAGCGCGAGCGTGTCAGGGACTGCGAGCGTGTTACGGATATCGTCGAGACCCGCGGCCCAGTGGTCGCGCATCGTCGATACGCCGAACTGGTAGTCCTTGTAGTGCTGCTCGTAGTTCTTGCGCTGGTAGATCAGATGCTGGACGTTGTAGCGCTTGCTCGACGACAGCGCCTCGGCTTCCTTGCACCACCCGTTATTGCGGCGCTGTTCCTCGGGCACCTGTTCGAGCACGTGGCGCAGCAGGTTGCGGTAGCGCTGGTCGCGCTGCAGCATGTCGGTGACGAAACGCGTGCGGCTCGAGTACTGGACATCTTTCGTCCGCTCGGCGATACCCGCCATCGTTTCGGGCACCGGCCCACGTGCGCTCCACAGATCGACCTGGAACGCGAGCGTGTCGCGACGCGGCGTGCTGCGCAGTACTTCCATCAACGGCGTATTCGACACGACGCCGCCGTCCCAGAAGAACTCGCCGTCGATCTCGACCGGCGCGAACGCCGGCGGCAACGCACCCGATGCCATGAAATGCTCGGGACGCAGTTCGATCCGCGTGTTGTCGAAGTAGACGAAGTTGCCGGTGCTGACGTTGACCGCTCCGACCGACACGCGCGTCTCGCCCGAATTGATCCGGTCGAAATCGCACAGTTCGAGCAGCGTGGCGCGCAGCGGCGACGTGTCGTACCAGCTGACCTTGCCGGGCTCCGCGGGGAGCGAGCCGATCGGCGGCGGAAAGCGCGGCACGAAGAAGCCTTTTTGCCCCTGCATGATCGCGCTCGTCGCCTGCGACGCGGTGAACATCGACCGTATCGCTTCGTGGCTGTTGAACAGCGCGAACTCGAACGCGGCAGGCAGTGCCGGGAAGAACGCCGGCTGGCAGATCGTTTCCCAGAACTCGCGCAGCCGCGCGACGCGCCGCTCCGGCGGATTGCCGGCGATCAGCGCGGTGTTCAGCGCGCCGATCGAAATGCCGGCGATCCAGTCGAGCGCGATGTCCGCTTCGTGCAGGCCTTCGAACACGCCGGCCTGATACGCGCCGAGCGCGCCGCCACCCTGCAGCACGAGCGCGACGGTCTCGTAGGGCAGCGCGCGCACCGGCGACGTCCCGACCTCGTTATGCAGGTCGGTCGGATCGACAGCCTGCTTTTCGGTGCGGGCGCGTGGCTTCATTGCATGTACCAGCCGTGGCTGACGACGAACGATTGGCCCGTCAGCGCGGCGCTCGGGAATGCCGACAGGAACAGCACCGTTTGCGCGACGTCTTCAACCGTCGTGAACACGCCGTCCACCGTGTTGCCAAGCATGACCTTCTTGATGACTTCGTCTTCGCTGATGCCCAGTTCCTTTGCCTGCTCGGGGATCTGCTTGTCGACGAGCGGCGTGCGCACGAAGCCCGGACACACGACGTGCGAACGCACGTTGTGCTTCGCGCCTTCCTTGGCCAGCACGCGCGACAGACCCAGCAGACCGTGCTTCGCGGTGACGTACGCCGACTTCAGCGGCGACGCTTCATGCGAGTGCACCGAGCCCATGTAGATCACCACGCCGCCGCGATCGTCCTTGTACATGTGCTTGAGCGAGGCCTTGGTGGTGAGGAACGCGCCGTCGACGTGGATCGCCTGCATCTTCTTCCAGTCGGAGAACGAGTAGTTCTCGATCGGGTTGACGATCTGGATGCCGGCGTTCGACACGAGGATATCGACCGAACCGAACTCGGCTGCGACCTTGTCGATGCCGCTGTTCACCGCTTCTTCGCTGGTCACGTCCATCGCGACGCCGATGGCTTTGCCGCCTGCGGCAACGATTTCGTTTGCGACTGCGTTTGCGCCGTCCTGGTTCAGATCGGCGATCGCGACTGCTGCGCCGGCTCTGGCGAGCGTCAGCGCGATTTCCTTGCCGATGCCGCTTGCGGCGCCGGTGACGACTGCCACTTTTCCGTTCAGATTGCTCATGAGTAGTGTTCCTGTTTTCGAGTGAAAGAGTGGAGGGGCGTGACTACCAGGCCAACTACTGTGCCAGATAATCGTGCACGACCTCGCCGAGGCCGAGCGTCAGGTCGGCGATGACGTGCCGCGCCTCGACGACTTCGAGCACCGGCAGCTCGGCGACCGGCGCGAGCGCATGATGCGCCAGTTCGAGCGACGCGGGGCCGCTCCATGCGCCCTTCATCTGGATGTCCTGCAGATAGTAGCGGACCAGTTCGCAGACGCGCGCGGTGCCGTCGACGTGCGGGATGATCTTCAGCAGGAAGTTCGGGCCCGCGAGGCGCTGCTGTTCTTTCGCGATATCGAGCGTGCGGTGCTTGTAGCCCATCGTGCCGGTCGCGACGCGCACCTTGCCGTAATCGAGCGTACCGAGCAGGTGATCGGTGTTCACGTGCAGCGTGGGCGACGCGAGCTTCTTCGGGAAGCCCCACAGTTCGCGGCCGCCGGCGATCGGCGGATGGTCGTCGAGGTACATCGCGAGCGTATAGCCGCCCGCCTGACCGTTGAATTCGACCGGAATGACCTGGCCGCTTTCGGTGTAGTCGCCGAAACCGGTGGAGTCCGCCATGCGAATGAATTCGTAATGTACGAGCGGTTCCTTGATCTTCAGCGGCTCGGGGACGACTGCGCGCAGAAGCTCGGGATCGGTGCGGTAGGTAATGATGAGGAATTCGCGGTCGACAAAACGGTAC
Encoded here:
- a CDS encoding 3-hydroxybutyrate dehydrogenase, producing MSNLNGKVAVVTGAASGIGKEIALTLARAGAAVAIADLNQDGANAVANEIVAAGGKAIGVAMDVTSEEAVNSGIDKVAAEFGSVDILVSNAGIQIVNPIENYSFSDWKKMQAIHVDGAFLTTKASLKHMYKDDRGGVVIYMGSVHSHEASPLKSAYVTAKHGLLGLSRVLAKEGAKHNVRSHVVCPGFVRTPLVDKQIPEQAKELGISEDEVIKKVMLGNTVDGVFTTVEDVAQTVLFLSAFPSAALTGQSFVVSHGWYMQ
- the purU gene encoding formyltetrahydrofolate deformylase, producing the protein MPAIERPHSFVLTLSCPSAAGQVAAVVALLDRRHCYIDELTVFDDDLSGRFFVRCVFHGVTDHAGSAQPPLDVDALRREFVPIATDFGMTWAIHDVDARPKVLILVSKLEHCLADLLFRWRMGELKMDIVGIASNHPDFAPLAEQHGLPFHHLPVSADNRAQQEEQVLDLFDSSGAELMILARYMQILSDETSRKLSGRAINIHHSFLPGFKGARPYHQAHTRGVKLIGATAHFVTDDLDEGPIIEQVVERVDHSYKPERLLAVGRDVECITLARAVKAFVERRVFINGDRTVVL
- a CDS encoding acetoacetate decarboxylase — its product is MKEEQVRSKAFAMPLTSPAFPIGPYRFVDREFLIITYRTDPELLRAVVPEPLKIKEPLVHYEFIRMADSTGFGDYTESGQVIPVEFNGQAGGYTLAMYLDDHPPIAGGRELWGFPKKLASPTLHVNTDHLLGTLDYGKVRVATGTMGYKHRTLDIAKEQQRLAGPNFLLKIIPHVDGTARVCELVRYYLQDIQMKGAWSGPASLELAHHALAPVAELPVLEVVEARHVIADLTLGLGEVVHDYLAQ
- a CDS encoding DUF3734 domain-containing protein, yielding MKPRARTEKQAVDPTDLHNEVGTSPVRALPYETVALVLQGGGALGAYQAGVFEGLHEADIALDWIAGISIGALNTALIAGNPPERRVARLREFWETICQPAFFPALPAAFEFALFNSHEAIRSMFTASQATSAIMQGQKGFFVPRFPPPIGSLPAEPGKVSWYDTSPLRATLLELCDFDRINSGETRVSVGAVNVSTGNFVYFDNTRIELRPEHFMASGALPPAFAPVEIDGEFFWDGGVVSNTPLMEVLRSTPRRDTLAFQVDLWSARGPVPETMAGIAERTKDVQYSSRTRFVTDMLQRDQRYRNLLRHVLEQVPEEQRRNNGWCKEAEALSSSKRYNVQHLIYQRKNYEQHYKDYQFGVSTMRDHWAAGLDDIRNTLAVPDTLALPQNDAGFVTHDIHRRK